CCGAGAGAACCTCGACATCACGGTCGTCGTACTCAACAACAGCGCGATCGGGATGGTCCGCCAGTGGCAGGACGCCTTCTTCGGCGAGCGCCACATGGCCTCGGAGTACCCGTGGATCCCGGATTTCGACACGCTTGCCGAGGCGTTCGGCGCGCGCGGCTTCCGGATCGACACCTACGACGAGGTCGAGGAGGTCATCGAAGCGGCGCTTGGCTACGACGGGCCGAGCGTCATCGACGTCCACATCGATCCCGGAGAGAACGTCTATCCGATGGTCCCGAGCGGCGGGGACAACGGACTGTTCGCCCTCACGGAGGGACAGCTATGAGCCGTCGACAGAACGTCCACCGGACCGGCCTCGAAGGGCCACCACCGGAGGAGCGACTTCGCCCCGTCGGCCGGCGGAACTCACAGGGAATCCGAATCGATCCGGAGATCGAAGCCGAACACGAACCGCGACGTACGACGATCTCCGCGTACGTGAATAACGAGCCCGGCGTGCTCGCGCGGGTGTCCGGGCTGTTCCACCGCCGACAGTTTAACATCGAGTCGCTGACCGTGGGCCCGACGCAGAACGAGGGGTACTCGCGGATCACGCTCGTGGTCGAGGAACCCGATCCGGGGATCGATCAGATCAAAAAGCAATTGAGCAAGATCGTCCCGGTCGTTCACGTTCGGGAGTTGGATTCGAATCCGGTCGCCTCCGAACTGGTGTTGCTCAAAGTCGACGGCGACGAGCCGGACAAAGTGCAGGCCATCACGGAGATGTACGACGGACAAACGCTCGACGCGGGACCCCGAACGATCACCGTTCAGATCACCGGCGAAGAGGGCAAGATCGACGACGCGATCGATGCGTACAAGCAGTTCGGCATTCGCGAAATCGCACGGACGGGACAGGCTGCGCTGGCGCGCGGCGAAGAGGAGACGGCGAGAGTCGACGAGAGACACACATAACACACATGGACGAAGACACACAGATTTACTACGACGGCGACGCGGACAGCACAGTACTCGACGACAAGACGGTCGCCATCCTCGGCTACGGGAGCCAGGGGCACGCCCACGCGCAAAACCTCGACGACTCGGGCGTCGACGTGGTCGTCGGCCTTCGGGAGAGTTCGTCCTCCCGAGACGCCGCGAAAGCGGATGGACTCGACGTGGCGACGCCGCGAAACGCAGCCGAACAGGCCGACATCGTGAGCGTGCTCGTCCCCGACACGGTCCAGCCGGACCTCTACGAGGAGATCCGAGACGTGGTCACCGAAGGCGACACGCTGCAGTTCGCTCACGGCTTCAACATCCACTACGGCCAGATCGAGCCCGACGACGGGATCAACGTGACGATGGTCGCGCCCAAGTCGCCCGGCCACCTCGTCCGCCGCAACTACGAGAGCGACGAGGGGACGCCCGGACTGCTCGCGATTTACCGCGACGCCACGGGCGACGCCCACGATATCGGATTGGCCTACTCGAAGGCGATCGGGTGTACACGGGCCGGCGTTATCGAGACGACGTTCCGCGAGGAGACCGAGTCCGACCTCTTCGGCGAGCAGGCGGTGCTGTGCGGCGGCGTCACCTCGCTCGTCAAGACCGGCTACGAGACGCTGGTCGACGCCGGGTACAGCCGCGAGATGGCGTACTTCGAATGTCTCAACGAGCTCAAACTGATCGTCGACCTGATGTACGAGGGCGGCAACATGGAGATGTGGAACTCGGTCTCCGACACCGCCGAGTACGGCGGCCTGACCCGCGGCGATCGGATCGTCGACGACCACGCCAGAGAGAAGATGGAGGAGATCCTCGAGGAGGTCCAAAACGGGACCTTCGCGCGCGAGTGGATCACCGAGAACCAGGCCGGCCGACCGAGCTACAAACAGCGCCGAGAGGCCGAGAAAAACCACGACATCGAGGACGTCGGGGAAGACCTGCGCGCGCTGTTCGCGTGGGGCGGAGAGTAACCAAGCGATGACAGACGATTCACAGACACTGGAAGAGATCAGCCACACCAACCCGTACACCGGACAGGTGTTCGGGGAGACGCAGACGTACGGACGCGGGAAAGTCGTCGCCGCCGACGGCGGTAAGGCCGATTCGAGCGACGAATCCGAGACGCTGGCCGACGTCCCCCACACGACGGCCGAGGGGACGGACGGGGTACAACGCACGTTCGACCGTGGTGAGTCCGAATGAGCGAGGGAACGCTGTACGACAAGGTCTGGGAGAACCACAGGGTGACGACGCTCCCGAACGGACAGGATCAGCTGTTCGTCGGGCTGCACCTCATCCACGAAGTGACGAGCCCGCAGGCCTTCGGCATGCTTCGCGAGCGCGATATCGAGGTCGCTCGACCCGATCTGACGCACGCGACGGTCGATCACATCGTCCCGACCGACGCCCGAGACCGACCGTTCGCGAACGACGCGGCCGAGGAGATGATGGCCGAGCTCGAGGAAAACGTCCACGCAGCGGGCATCGATTTCGACGATCCGACGACCGGCAACCAGGGGATCGTCCACGTCATCGGCCCGGAGCAGGGGCTCACCCAACCGGGCATGACGATCGTCTGCGGTGACAGCCACACGGCGACGCACGGTGCATTCGGCGCGCTGGCGTTCGGGATCGGCACTTCACAGATCCGCGACGTATTGGCGACCCAGACCATCGCGATGGACAAAAAGAAGGTCCGAAAAATCGAGGTCACGGGCGAACTCGGCGAGTGCGTCACCGCGAAGGACGTGATCTTGACGATCATCCGCCGCCTCGGTACCGACGGCGGCGTCGGATACGTCTACGAGTACGCCGGTGAAGCCATCGAGAACCTCGACATGGAGGGTCGAATGTCGATCTGCAACATGTCGATCGAGGGTGGCGCTCGCGCGGGGTACGTCAATCCCGACGAGACGACCTACGAGTGGCTGGCGGAGACAGACGAGTTCGAAGACGACCTCGAGCGATTCGAGGAGCTGAAAGCCTACTGGGAGTCGATCGCCTCGGACGCCGACGCCGAGTACGACGATGTGGTGACGATCGACGGCTCGGAGATCGAGCCGGTCGTCACGTGGGGAACGACGCCCGGGCAGGGTATCGGAATCTCCGAACCGATTCCCGAACCTGATTCCCTGCCGGCCGATAAACAAGAGACAGCTCGGCGCGCACAGAAACACATGCGAGTGGAACCCGGCGACACGATGGACGGGTACAATATCGACGTCGCCTTCCTCGGCTCGTGTACGAACGCGCGGCTGCCCGATCTCAGAGCGGCAGCGGAAATCGTCGAGGGGCGGCAGGTCGACGAATCGGTTCGGGCGATGGTCGTTCCGGGGAGCCAGCGAGTCAAAGCGGCTGCCGAGCGCGAAGGACTCGACGACGTGTTCATCGAGGCCGGGTTCGACTGGCGCGACGCCGGCTGTTCGATGTGTCTCGGCATGAACGACGACCAGCTGGTCGGCGACGAGGCGTCGGCCTCCTCCTCGAACCGCAACTTCGTCGGACGGCAGGGGTCGAAGGACGGTCGCACCGTCCTGATGAGCCCGGTCATGGTCGCCGCCGCAGCGATCGAAGGCGAGGTCACGGACGTTCGTGAACTACCGAAGGCGGAGGTGAAAGCATGACGAGTGACGAGATCCCGAGCGTCGAGTACGTCGAGGGAAGCGGTATTCCGGTCCGCGGCAACGACATCGACACGGATCAGATCATCCCCGCCCGGTTCATGAAGGTCGTCACCTTCGACGGTCTCGGGGAGTTCGCCTTCTTCGATCAGCGATTCGACCACGACGACAACCAGAAGGAGCACCCGTTCAACGATGACAAGTACCAGGACGCGAACGTCTTGGTCGTCAACGCCAACTTCGGCTGTGGCTCCTCGCGCGAGCACGCCCCGCAGGCGCTCGTTCGGTGGGGCATCGATGCGATCATCGGCGAGTCGTTTGCGGAGATCTTCGCGGGCAACTGCCTCGCGCTCGGCGTTCCGACGGTCACGGCCGACAGCGAAACCATCGAAGCGCTCCAGGAGTGGATCGAAGCGAATCCGGACGGGACCATCGAGGTCGACGTTGCGGACGAGACTGTCACCTACGGTGGGAAGACGATCGACGTAACGGTCAACGAGGCACAGCGAAAAGCCCTCGTCGACGGGATCTGGGATACGACGGCGCTGATGAAATCTAACACGGAGGCCATCGAGAAGACCGCGGCGTCGTTGCCGTACGTCGGCAGCGAGGTGAACAAAGAGGCCGCCGATGACTGAGCTGATAGCCGTCATCCCCGGTGACGGGATCGGCCAGGAAGTGGTCCCGGCCGCCGTTGAGGTGCTCGAAGCGCTCGACGTCGAGTTCGAGTTCGTCGAGGGCGACGCGGGCGATGCGGTCCTCGAAGCTCGTGGTGAGGCGCTTCCGGAGGAGACCTACGAACTCGCGGCCAACGCCGATGCGACGCTGTTTGGCGCGGCGGGCGAGACCGCGGCGGACGTCATTTTGCCGCTACGCGAGGCGGTCGATTCCTTCGCGAACGTCCGGCCGGCCCGGGCGTACCCCGGAGTCGACTCGCTTCGTCCGGAGACGGATCTCGTCTTCATCCGGGAGAACACCGAGGGCGTCTACAGCGGCATCGAGAGCGAGATCGCAGAGGGCGTGACGACGCTGACTCGCGTCATCACCGACGACGCGTCGCGCAAGATCGCCAGGTACGGCTTCGAATACGCCGATTCGAACGGCTTCGACGACGTGACGGTCGCGCACAAGGCCAACGTGATGCGAATGACGGACGGTCAGTTTCTCGAGAGTGCGGTCGCCGTCGCCGAGGAGGAGGGATACGAGTACGACGACGCGCTCATGGACGCGCTCGCGATGCACCTCCTCCTCCGGCCGGAGGAGTACGGCGTCGTGATCTGTCCGAACCTCGCCGGGGACGTGCTTTCGGATCTCGCGGCCGGACTCGTTGGCGGCCTCGGCTTGCTTCCGAGCGCCAACGTCGGCGAGGAGAACGCGCTGTTCGAGCCGGTTCACGGTTCGGCACCCGACATCGCCGGACAGGGGATCGCGAACCCCGCGGCGACGGTGCTTTCGGCGGCGATGCTGCTCGATCATCTCGGCTACGGTGAAGACGCCGATCGGGTCACCGCGGCGGTCGAAGGCGTCCTATCCGACGGTCCGCGGACGCCTGACCTCGGTGGCGACGCCTCGACGACGGACGTGACGGCGGCGATCGTCGATCAGCTGTAGACGTTCGAAGACGTTTTTGATCTGATCTTACTAGTCGTCAGCTGCAGCAGCTCTAACCTCGTCCCAGCGACCCTGCGATTCGAGGTGTGCCTGGAGTTCGGCCGCATACTCGGAGACGAGTCGCTTCGCGGTCTCTAACCGGTCCTCGTCGACGCCGCCGGAGCCGCCGTTGCCGTCGAGTCCGAGCATGTCTCGGATCGATCCGAGTATGCCATCGGAGCCGGATTCGGATTCCGGCGCTCCCATCGGGGTCATGTTCGCGACCTTCTCGATTTCGGGCATCATCCCACGGAGTTCATCCGTTCTGGCGACGATCTCCGCCGCGTCCTCGTCCTCCGGGTTCTCGATTTCGAACGTCGTCGCGGTCATGATGAGCCCCCACTCCTGACGGGTAAAGGGTGAACTCTCGATCCGCGATGCGAACTCGCCGTCGACGGTCATCCGATCGCCGACGACCATGTCCTGCCAATCGGTCATACGACGGCGTAGTTCCCCCGTGGTCTTATAGTCGGGCGCTCTGGAGCGAGCTACCGGAGCGAATCGTGGGCGAACAGGTGGCGCGGAGACTGTCCGACGGCCACGCTAGGTCGAATGTCGGACAGCCGCTGAGTCGGGCATACCGGATCTGGCCGCGTTTTGGTATAAAAATGGTCGTTCACGGAGTACCCGATCGCGAGGGGCGACCGTGCGTTGTCGGGGCTCAGAACGCGTCCGGTGTGAGTTCTATTTCGGCGTGAAGCGACTCCTTCACCGCGTCGTGGATGTGACAGATCTCCTCGCCGAGTTCGATCACGTCGTCGACCTCCTCGTCCGTGAGATCCGCCTCGACGTAGATGTGGAACCGAATGCCGGTGAGGTCGTCGCTGTCGTTGAGATCCGCCTCCGCGGACGTCTCGATCTTCCCGAGGTCGATGTCGAGCCGTCGGTTCGCCCCCGCTCTGCAGGCGAACGAGAAACAGGAGGCGTAGTCGGCGACCAACACTTCGTTCGGGGTCGGCCCGTCTCCCCCGGTGGCGTCGATGCTGAGCTCGAATTCGCCGGCTCGGCTCAGTGCGTGATACTTCTCTTCGTTGACGGTGGTCGTCTCGATATCGGCCATAGCAACCGTCTATGCTCGGCGAACACATAAAAAGATACGCCGGATCGACGCGATCGACGCGCGACGCCAACGGGACGCGTTGCTCGTCCGACTACTCGAGCGTGAACGATTCGTCGCCGTCGAGAATAACGGGCTCCGCCTTGGCACCGGCAGCTTTCAGTTCCCGCTCGAAGTCTTCGGTGTCGATCTCGATGGGCGGGAACGTATCGTAGTGCATCGGCGCGGCGTAATCGGCACTCACCCAGTCCGCCGCAATCGCGGCCTGCGCCGGGCCCATGGTGAAGTGATCGCCGGCGGGAAACGCGGCGAAGTCGGGTTCGAGGAACGGGCCGATGACTTCGCGCATCTCGACCATGAGACTAGTGTCGCCAGCGTGATAGAACGCCGTGCTATCGGGGTCGGACTCCTGTGTTGGCTTTTTATCGGAGATGACGAATCCGGCCGGCATCCCGGCGGAGCTTTCGTAATCCGTTTCGATGCCGTTCGAGTGGTCGGCTCGAACCATCGTGACCCACGCGTCGCCGCATTCGACGGTTCCACCGAGATTCATCCCCATACCGCCGACGGCGTCCTCGAAGCCGAAGTTGTCGGTCGCATAGCTGACGAGTTCGGGCGTGGCGACGAGCGTCGCGTCGCTGAAGGCGTCCGCGTCCGCGATGTGGTCCGCGTGGCCGTGCGTCAAGAGGACGTAGTCGGGCTCGTCCACGTCGTCCGGATCCAGCTCCGTCTTCGGGTTGTCGAAGAACGGATCGATGAGTAGATCGGTGCCATCGACGCTGACGTACCACGTTGAGTGGCCGTGCCAAGTGAGTTCCATCACGGACCGAACTACTCCACACATCGCCTTAATAGTAGGTGCCGGGCCGTACATCGGGGCGTAACCGTCGGAGTTAGAACCGACGACCACGAGAGGGCGCGTATGGAAATACGACGGGTCGACAGCGACGCCGAACTCGAGGACGCGCTCTCGGTGCGTCGAACAGTGTTTATAAACGAACAGGGAGTTCCCGAGCACAGAGAACTCGACGGGATGGACGCAGAAGCGACGCACTTCGTCGCGTACGACGACGACGAGCCGATCGGGACCGCGCGTCTCCGTCGGTACGATGGGGATGACCGTTCGACCGCCAAAATCGAGCGGGTCGCCGTCATCGAGGCGCGTCGCGCGGAGGGTATTGGTCGCGATCTGATGTGCGCCGTCGAGCGCGCCGCGCGCGAGATCGGATACGAGAAGCTCGTGTTACACGCACAGGTCCCGGTCGTCTCATTTTACACGGAACTCGGGTACAAAACGGTTGGCGAGGAGTTCGAGGACGCCGGCATCCCGCATCGAGAGATGACGAAGGTGCTTCGGTGACTGGTCGAGTCGCCCGGGAGTACTTATAGTGCGCCGTCCGTCGACCCGGGTATGCGACAGATTCGTTTCCGAGATCCGGACGGCGACGTTCGATACGGTGAGCTGATAGACGACGGGACGATCCGTGCCGATCCGATCCGGACAGGTCGCGTCACGGACGCGGTCGAGACGTTCGAGATGGAGTCGATCGAGGTTCTCCCACCGTGTGATCCCTCCAAGATCGTCTGTGTCGGGCGGAACTACGCCGATCACGCCGAAGAGATGGGCAACGAGATCCCCGACCGGCCGCTGTTGTTCCTCAAATCACCGAACGCGGTCGCGAGCCACGGGTCGACGGTCGAACTCCTCACGGGCATCGAAACGCTCGACCACGAGGCCGAACTCGGCGTCGTCATCGCCGAGCGCTGTCGGCACGTCTCAGCCGACGACGCCGACGGCGTCATCGCCGGATACACCTGCGTCAACGATATCTCGAACCGCGACGACCAGCGGCGCGAGACGAACTGGGTCAGGGGAAAATCGTTCGACGACTCGGCACCGATCGGTCCAGTCATCGCCGCCCCCGAAAACGTGCCGGACGACGCGTCGGTCCGTTGTCGCGTCAACGGCGAACTCAGACAGGACGGCTCGCGTGACCAGTTCATCTTCTCGGTCCCGGAACTGATCGAGGAGATCACGGCGTACATGACCCTCGAAGCCGGCGACGTCATCTCGACGGGGACGCCCGAGGGCGTCGGTCCGCTCGCGGACGGCGACACAGTCGAGATCGAGGTCGAGGGCGTCGGGACGCTCGAAAATCAGGTTCGAATTCCCTGAGCATCTCAGGCCGCTAGAAGAGCGGAGCGGGACTACCGAGCAGTCCGGCCACGACGAGGAGTCCGACGGCAAAGAGGGCGGCGAGACGGTAGAACGGTCTGGCGTTTCGCGCCGGCTCGCGGATCTTCTTTTCGGCAACGCCGCGGTTCGCCTTGGCGCTCCCGATCTCGACGAGCGCAGCGAGACCGAGCCACAGCGCCAGCATCGTCAACACGAGGTAGCCGCTCGGCGTGC
This genomic window from Natronomonas salsuginis contains:
- the ilvN gene encoding acetolactate synthase small subunit is translated as MSRRQNVHRTGLEGPPPEERLRPVGRRNSQGIRIDPEIEAEHEPRRTTISAYVNNEPGVLARVSGLFHRRQFNIESLTVGPTQNEGYSRITLVVEEPDPGIDQIKKQLSKIVPVVHVRELDSNPVASELVLLKVDGDEPDKVQAITEMYDGQTLDAGPRTITVQITGEEGKIDDAIDAYKQFGIREIARTGQAALARGEEETARVDERHT
- the ilvC gene encoding ketol-acid reductoisomerase codes for the protein MDEDTQIYYDGDADSTVLDDKTVAILGYGSQGHAHAQNLDDSGVDVVVGLRESSSSRDAAKADGLDVATPRNAAEQADIVSVLVPDTVQPDLYEEIRDVVTEGDTLQFAHGFNIHYGQIEPDDGINVTMVAPKSPGHLVRRNYESDEGTPGLLAIYRDATGDAHDIGLAYSKAIGCTRAGVIETTFREETESDLFGEQAVLCGGVTSLVKTGYETLVDAGYSREMAYFECLNELKLIVDLMYEGGNMEMWNSVSDTAEYGGLTRGDRIVDDHAREKMEEILEEVQNGTFAREWITENQAGRPSYKQRREAEKNHDIEDVGEDLRALFAWGGE
- the leuC gene encoding 3-isopropylmalate dehydratase large subunit; translation: MSEGTLYDKVWENHRVTTLPNGQDQLFVGLHLIHEVTSPQAFGMLRERDIEVARPDLTHATVDHIVPTDARDRPFANDAAEEMMAELEENVHAAGIDFDDPTTGNQGIVHVIGPEQGLTQPGMTIVCGDSHTATHGAFGALAFGIGTSQIRDVLATQTIAMDKKKVRKIEVTGELGECVTAKDVILTIIRRLGTDGGVGYVYEYAGEAIENLDMEGRMSICNMSIEGGARAGYVNPDETTYEWLAETDEFEDDLERFEELKAYWESIASDADAEYDDVVTIDGSEIEPVVTWGTTPGQGIGISEPIPEPDSLPADKQETARRAQKHMRVEPGDTMDGYNIDVAFLGSCTNARLPDLRAAAEIVEGRQVDESVRAMVVPGSQRVKAAAEREGLDDVFIEAGFDWRDAGCSMCLGMNDDQLVGDEASASSSNRNFVGRQGSKDGRTVLMSPVMVAAAAIEGEVTDVRELPKAEVKA
- the leuD gene encoding 3-isopropylmalate dehydratase small subunit, producing the protein MTSDEIPSVEYVEGSGIPVRGNDIDTDQIIPARFMKVVTFDGLGEFAFFDQRFDHDDNQKEHPFNDDKYQDANVLVVNANFGCGSSREHAPQALVRWGIDAIIGESFAEIFAGNCLALGVPTVTADSETIEALQEWIEANPDGTIEVDVADETVTYGGKTIDVTVNEAQRKALVDGIWDTTALMKSNTEAIEKTAASLPYVGSEVNKEAADD
- a CDS encoding isocitrate/isopropylmalate family dehydrogenase: MTELIAVIPGDGIGQEVVPAAVEVLEALDVEFEFVEGDAGDAVLEARGEALPEETYELAANADATLFGAAGETAADVILPLREAVDSFANVRPARAYPGVDSLRPETDLVFIRENTEGVYSGIESEIAEGVTTLTRVITDDASRKIARYGFEYADSNGFDDVTVAHKANVMRMTDGQFLESAVAVAEEEGYEYDDALMDALAMHLLLRPEEYGVVICPNLAGDVLSDLAAGLVGGLGLLPSANVGEENALFEPVHGSAPDIAGQGIANPAATVLSAAMLLDHLGYGEDADRVTAAVEGVLSDGPRTPDLGGDASTTDVTAAIVDQL
- a CDS encoding DUF5799 family protein, producing the protein MTDWQDMVVGDRMTVDGEFASRIESSPFTRQEWGLIMTATTFEIENPEDEDAAEIVARTDELRGMMPEIEKVANMTPMGAPESESGSDGILGSIRDMLGLDGNGGSGGVDEDRLETAKRLVSEYAAELQAHLESQGRWDEVRAAAADD
- a CDS encoding OsmC family protein, coding for MADIETTTVNEEKYHALSRAGEFELSIDATGGDGPTPNEVLVADYASCFSFACRAGANRRLDIDLGKIETSAEADLNDSDDLTGIRFHIYVEADLTDEEVDDVIELGEEICHIHDAVKESLHAEIELTPDAF
- a CDS encoding metal-dependent hydrolase, coding for MELTWHGHSTWYVSVDGTDLLIDPFFDNPKTELDPDDVDEPDYVLLTHGHADHIADADAFSDATLVATPELVSYATDNFGFEDAVGGMGMNLGGTVECGDAWVTMVRADHSNGIETDYESSAGMPAGFVISDKKPTQESDPDSTAFYHAGDTSLMVEMREVIGPFLEPDFAAFPAGDHFTMGPAQAAIAADWVSADYAAPMHYDTFPPIEIDTEDFERELKAAGAKAEPVILDGDESFTLE
- a CDS encoding GNAT family N-acetyltransferase, which translates into the protein MEIRRVDSDAELEDALSVRRTVFINEQGVPEHRELDGMDAEATHFVAYDDDEPIGTARLRRYDGDDRSTAKIERVAVIEARRAEGIGRDLMCAVERAAREIGYEKLVLHAQVPVVSFYTELGYKTVGEEFEDAGIPHREMTKVLR
- a CDS encoding fumarylacetoacetate hydrolase family protein produces the protein MRQIRFRDPDGDVRYGELIDDGTIRADPIRTGRVTDAVETFEMESIEVLPPCDPSKIVCVGRNYADHAEEMGNEIPDRPLLFLKSPNAVASHGSTVELLTGIETLDHEAELGVVIAERCRHVSADDADGVIAGYTCVNDISNRDDQRRETNWVRGKSFDDSAPIGPVIAAPENVPDDASVRCRVNGELRQDGSRDQFIFSVPELIEEITAYMTLEAGDVISTGTPEGVGPLADGDTVEIEVEGVGTLENQVRIP